A stretch of Vigna angularis cultivar LongXiaoDou No.4 chromosome 4, ASM1680809v1, whole genome shotgun sequence DNA encodes these proteins:
- the LOC108331432 gene encoding auxin response factor 2A-like isoform X1 has product MASSEVTMKGNCLNHNDGGAVEAQAPATAKDAEAALFRELWHACAGPLVTVPREGERVFYFPQGHIEQVEASTNQVADQHMPVYDLPPKILCRVINVQLKAEPDTDEVFAQVTLLPEPNQNENDVEKEPPLPPPPRFHVHSFCKTLTASDTSTHGGFSVLRRHADECLPPLDMSKQPPTQELAAKDLHGNEWRFKHIFRGQPRRHLLQSGWSVFVSSKRLVAGDAFIFLRGENGELRVGVRRAMRQQGNVPSSVISSHSMHLGVLATAWHAILTGTMFTVYYKPRTSPAEFIVPYDQYMESLKNSYSIGMRFKMRFEGEEAPEQRFTGTIVGIEDSDPKRWRESKWRCLKVRWDETSNTPRPERVSPWKIEPALAPPALNPLSMPRPKRPRSNAVPSSPDSSVLTREAASSKVSVDPSPANGFPRVLQGQEFSTLRGNLGESNDSDAAEKSVVWPPAALDDEKIDASTSRRYGTESWMSMGRNEPTYSDLLSSFGAGGDLSHSSLMDQISPVVYPTRKQSSDHEGKLHMPQPWPVMPSSLSLNILDSNTKVPAHGGDPTYQARVNLRYSAFGEYPSLHHKVEHSHGKLMPPPPAPLNQYQTPCSREVMSKPVSTKTFEAVKSKNGDCKLFGFSLISGPVVPEPSVSQRNVNEPTGQMHLTPHQQRTSENDEKSDHSKGSKTGDDLIVDDHDRPLQTSQLHVKDGQAKPHSSSARSCTKVHKKGIALGRSVDLTKYTGYDELVTELDQLFEFEGELLSTKKDWLIVYTDNEGDMMLVGDDPWQEFCAMVRKIYIYPKEEIQKMSPGTLSSKNEENLSGSEGADAKDVKRLPLQKFNYEYCLDA; this is encoded by the exons ATGGCATCATCCGAGGTGACGATGAAGGGAAATTGCTTGAACCATAACGACGGCGGAGCTGTGGAGGCTCAGGCGCCGGCCACGGCCAAAG acGCAGAAGCTGCACTTTTCAGGGAACTGTGGCACGCGTGTGCCGGTCCTCTCGTGACCGTGCCGCGCGAAGGAGAGCGCGTGTTTTATTTTCCTCAGGGACATATCGAGCAG GTTGAGGCGTCGACGAATCAGGTGGCGGACCAGCACATGCCGGTTTACGATCTCCCACCCAAGATCCTTTGTCGGGTCATCAACGTGCAGCTGAAG GCCGAGCCCGACACGGATGAGGTGTTCGCTCAGGTCACCTTGCTTCCGGAGCCAAAT CAAAATGAGAATGACGTGGAGAAAGAACCGCCACTGCCCCCGCCACCGCGGTTTCACGTTCATTCTTTCTGTAAAACCCTGACAGCGTCCGATACCAGTACCCATGGTGGGTTTTCCGTGCTGAGACGGCATGCTGATGAATGCCTTCCCCCTCTG GATATGTCGAAGCAGCCACCCACTCAGGAATTGGCAGCTAAGGATCTTCATGGAAACGAATGGCGATTTAAACACATCTTTCGGG GTCAGCCCCGTAGACACTTGCTTCAGAGTGGTTGGAGTGTTTTTGTTAGCTCCAAAAGGCTTGTCGCTGGGGATGCGTTTATATTTCTTAG AGGTGAAAACGGGGAACTTCGAGTTGGTGTCAGGCGAGCAATGAGACAACAGGGTAATGTTCCATCCTCAGTGATCTCAAGTCATAGCATGCATCTTGGGGTCCTTGCAACTGCTTGGCATGCCATCTTGACGGGGACAATGTTCACTGTGTATTACAAGCCTAG GACTAGTCCCGCTGAATTTATTGTTCCGTATGATCAATATATGGAGTCTCTCAAAAACAGTTATAGCATCGGGATGCGGTTCAAAATGAGATTTGAAGGTGAAGAGGCTCCAGAGCAGAG GTTTACTGGTACAATTGTTGGAATTGAAGATTCTGATCCCAAGAGGTGGAGAGAATCCAAATGGAGATGCCTCAAG GTGAGATGGGATGAAACATCTAACACCCCTCGTCCTGAGAGAGTTTCCCCTTGGAAAATAGAGCCTGCACTTGCGCCTCCGGCTCTAAATCCTCTTTCAATGCCCAGGCCTAAAAGGCCTCGGTCTAATGCAGTTCCTTCTTCCCCAGATTCTTCTGTCCTTACTCGAGAAG CAGCATCATCTAAAGTAAGCGTCGACCCTTCACCGGCAAATGGGTTTCCAAGGGTCTTGCAAGGTCAAGAATTCTCGACCTTGAGAGGCAATTTGGGTGAAAGCAATGACTCTGATGCTGCTGAGAAATCTGTTGTTTGGCCGCCTGCCGCTTTAgatgatgaaaagattgatgctTCTACGTCAAGGAGGTACGGGACGGAGAGCTGGATGTCAATGGGGAGGAACGAGCCAACATATTCTGATCTTCTTTCAAGTTTTGGGGCCGGTGGGGATCTTTCTCATTCATCCTTGATGGATCAAATCAGCCCGGTAGTTTATCCCACTAGAAAGCAATCGTCAGATCATGAAGGCAAACTTCACATGCCTCAGCCGTGGCCTGTAATGCCCTCTAGTCTTTCATTGAATATATTGGACTCCAATACGAAAGTTCCTGCACATGGTGGTGATCCAACTTACCAAGCACGAGTGAATTTGAGGTACAGTGCATTTGGTGAATACCCTTCACTGCATCATAAAGTAGAACACTCACATGGAAAATTGATGCCACCCCCACCTGCACCCCTAAATCAATATCAGACTCCTTGTTCAAGAGAAGTTATGTCAAAACCAGTGTCAACAAAAACATTTGAGGCTGTGAAGTCAAAAAATGGTGACTGTAAGCTATTTGGCTTCTCACTTATCAGTGGCCCTGTTGTACCAGAGCCTTCTGTATCGCAAAGAAATGTCAACGAACCCACTGGTCAGATGCATCTTACGCCACACCAACAAAGAACATCCGAAAATGATGAGAAGTCAGACCACTCAAAGGGCTCAAAAACTGGTGATGATCTAATTGTTGATGACCATGATAGACCATTACAGACTTCTCAGCTACATGTGAAAGATGGTCAAGCTAAACCCCACAGTAGTTCCGCTAGGAGTTGCACTAAA GTTCACAAGAAGGGCATTGCACTCGGTAGGTCAGTGGACCTTACGAAGTACACTGGCTATGATGAATTAGTGACTGAATTGGATCAGCTGTTTGAATTTGAGGGAGAGTTATTGTCAACTAAAAAGGATTGGCTTATTGTCTATACTGATAACGAGGGTGATATGATGCTTGTAGGCGATGATCCATGGCA GGAATTTTGTGCCATGGTTCGCAAAATTTACATCTACCCTAAGGAGGAGATCCAGAAAATGAGCCCGGGTACCTTGAGCTCAAAAAATGAGGAGAACCTGTCGGGTAGTGAAGGTGCAGATGCGAAAGATGTTAAACGTCTGCCGCTTCAAAAGTTCAATTATGAATATTGCCTTGACGCGTGA
- the LOC108331432 gene encoding auxin response factor 2A-like isoform X2: MASSEVTMKGNCLNHNDGGAVEAQAPATAKDAEAALFRELWHACAGPLVTVPREGERVFYFPQGHIEQVEASTNQVADQHMPVYDLPPKILCRVINVQLKAEPDTDEVFAQVTLLPEPNQNENDVEKEPPLPPPPRFHVHSFCKTLTASDTSTHGGFSVLRRHADECLPPLDMSKQPPTQELAAKDLHGNEWRFKHIFRGQPRRHLLQSGWSVFVSSKRLVAGDAFIFLRGENGELRVGVRRAMRQQGNVPSSVISSHSMHLGVLATAWHAILTGTMFTVYYKPRTSPAEFIVPYDQYMESLKNSYSIGMRFKMRFEGEEAPEQRFTGTIVGIEDSDPKRWRESKWRCLKVRWDETSNTPRPERVSPWKIEPALAPPALNPLSMPRPKRPRSNAVPSSPDSSVLTREASSKVSVDPSPANGFPRVLQGQEFSTLRGNLGESNDSDAAEKSVVWPPAALDDEKIDASTSRRYGTESWMSMGRNEPTYSDLLSSFGAGGDLSHSSLMDQISPVVYPTRKQSSDHEGKLHMPQPWPVMPSSLSLNILDSNTKVPAHGGDPTYQARVNLRYSAFGEYPSLHHKVEHSHGKLMPPPPAPLNQYQTPCSREVMSKPVSTKTFEAVKSKNGDCKLFGFSLISGPVVPEPSVSQRNVNEPTGQMHLTPHQQRTSENDEKSDHSKGSKTGDDLIVDDHDRPLQTSQLHVKDGQAKPHSSSARSCTKVHKKGIALGRSVDLTKYTGYDELVTELDQLFEFEGELLSTKKDWLIVYTDNEGDMMLVGDDPWQEFCAMVRKIYIYPKEEIQKMSPGTLSSKNEENLSGSEGADAKDVKRLPLQKFNYEYCLDA, translated from the exons ATGGCATCATCCGAGGTGACGATGAAGGGAAATTGCTTGAACCATAACGACGGCGGAGCTGTGGAGGCTCAGGCGCCGGCCACGGCCAAAG acGCAGAAGCTGCACTTTTCAGGGAACTGTGGCACGCGTGTGCCGGTCCTCTCGTGACCGTGCCGCGCGAAGGAGAGCGCGTGTTTTATTTTCCTCAGGGACATATCGAGCAG GTTGAGGCGTCGACGAATCAGGTGGCGGACCAGCACATGCCGGTTTACGATCTCCCACCCAAGATCCTTTGTCGGGTCATCAACGTGCAGCTGAAG GCCGAGCCCGACACGGATGAGGTGTTCGCTCAGGTCACCTTGCTTCCGGAGCCAAAT CAAAATGAGAATGACGTGGAGAAAGAACCGCCACTGCCCCCGCCACCGCGGTTTCACGTTCATTCTTTCTGTAAAACCCTGACAGCGTCCGATACCAGTACCCATGGTGGGTTTTCCGTGCTGAGACGGCATGCTGATGAATGCCTTCCCCCTCTG GATATGTCGAAGCAGCCACCCACTCAGGAATTGGCAGCTAAGGATCTTCATGGAAACGAATGGCGATTTAAACACATCTTTCGGG GTCAGCCCCGTAGACACTTGCTTCAGAGTGGTTGGAGTGTTTTTGTTAGCTCCAAAAGGCTTGTCGCTGGGGATGCGTTTATATTTCTTAG AGGTGAAAACGGGGAACTTCGAGTTGGTGTCAGGCGAGCAATGAGACAACAGGGTAATGTTCCATCCTCAGTGATCTCAAGTCATAGCATGCATCTTGGGGTCCTTGCAACTGCTTGGCATGCCATCTTGACGGGGACAATGTTCACTGTGTATTACAAGCCTAG GACTAGTCCCGCTGAATTTATTGTTCCGTATGATCAATATATGGAGTCTCTCAAAAACAGTTATAGCATCGGGATGCGGTTCAAAATGAGATTTGAAGGTGAAGAGGCTCCAGAGCAGAG GTTTACTGGTACAATTGTTGGAATTGAAGATTCTGATCCCAAGAGGTGGAGAGAATCCAAATGGAGATGCCTCAAG GTGAGATGGGATGAAACATCTAACACCCCTCGTCCTGAGAGAGTTTCCCCTTGGAAAATAGAGCCTGCACTTGCGCCTCCGGCTCTAAATCCTCTTTCAATGCCCAGGCCTAAAAGGCCTCGGTCTAATGCAGTTCCTTCTTCCCCAGATTCTTCTGTCCTTACTCGAGAAG CATCATCTAAAGTAAGCGTCGACCCTTCACCGGCAAATGGGTTTCCAAGGGTCTTGCAAGGTCAAGAATTCTCGACCTTGAGAGGCAATTTGGGTGAAAGCAATGACTCTGATGCTGCTGAGAAATCTGTTGTTTGGCCGCCTGCCGCTTTAgatgatgaaaagattgatgctTCTACGTCAAGGAGGTACGGGACGGAGAGCTGGATGTCAATGGGGAGGAACGAGCCAACATATTCTGATCTTCTTTCAAGTTTTGGGGCCGGTGGGGATCTTTCTCATTCATCCTTGATGGATCAAATCAGCCCGGTAGTTTATCCCACTAGAAAGCAATCGTCAGATCATGAAGGCAAACTTCACATGCCTCAGCCGTGGCCTGTAATGCCCTCTAGTCTTTCATTGAATATATTGGACTCCAATACGAAAGTTCCTGCACATGGTGGTGATCCAACTTACCAAGCACGAGTGAATTTGAGGTACAGTGCATTTGGTGAATACCCTTCACTGCATCATAAAGTAGAACACTCACATGGAAAATTGATGCCACCCCCACCTGCACCCCTAAATCAATATCAGACTCCTTGTTCAAGAGAAGTTATGTCAAAACCAGTGTCAACAAAAACATTTGAGGCTGTGAAGTCAAAAAATGGTGACTGTAAGCTATTTGGCTTCTCACTTATCAGTGGCCCTGTTGTACCAGAGCCTTCTGTATCGCAAAGAAATGTCAACGAACCCACTGGTCAGATGCATCTTACGCCACACCAACAAAGAACATCCGAAAATGATGAGAAGTCAGACCACTCAAAGGGCTCAAAAACTGGTGATGATCTAATTGTTGATGACCATGATAGACCATTACAGACTTCTCAGCTACATGTGAAAGATGGTCAAGCTAAACCCCACAGTAGTTCCGCTAGGAGTTGCACTAAA GTTCACAAGAAGGGCATTGCACTCGGTAGGTCAGTGGACCTTACGAAGTACACTGGCTATGATGAATTAGTGACTGAATTGGATCAGCTGTTTGAATTTGAGGGAGAGTTATTGTCAACTAAAAAGGATTGGCTTATTGTCTATACTGATAACGAGGGTGATATGATGCTTGTAGGCGATGATCCATGGCA GGAATTTTGTGCCATGGTTCGCAAAATTTACATCTACCCTAAGGAGGAGATCCAGAAAATGAGCCCGGGTACCTTGAGCTCAAAAAATGAGGAGAACCTGTCGGGTAGTGAAGGTGCAGATGCGAAAGATGTTAAACGTCTGCCGCTTCAAAAGTTCAATTATGAATATTGCCTTGACGCGTGA
- the LOC108331432 gene encoding auxin response factor 2A-like isoform X3, producing MPVYDLPPKILCRVINVQLKAEPDTDEVFAQVTLLPEPNQNENDVEKEPPLPPPPRFHVHSFCKTLTASDTSTHGGFSVLRRHADECLPPLDMSKQPPTQELAAKDLHGNEWRFKHIFRGQPRRHLLQSGWSVFVSSKRLVAGDAFIFLRGENGELRVGVRRAMRQQGNVPSSVISSHSMHLGVLATAWHAILTGTMFTVYYKPRTSPAEFIVPYDQYMESLKNSYSIGMRFKMRFEGEEAPEQRFTGTIVGIEDSDPKRWRESKWRCLKVRWDETSNTPRPERVSPWKIEPALAPPALNPLSMPRPKRPRSNAVPSSPDSSVLTREAASSKVSVDPSPANGFPRVLQGQEFSTLRGNLGESNDSDAAEKSVVWPPAALDDEKIDASTSRRYGTESWMSMGRNEPTYSDLLSSFGAGGDLSHSSLMDQISPVVYPTRKQSSDHEGKLHMPQPWPVMPSSLSLNILDSNTKVPAHGGDPTYQARVNLRYSAFGEYPSLHHKVEHSHGKLMPPPPAPLNQYQTPCSREVMSKPVSTKTFEAVKSKNGDCKLFGFSLISGPVVPEPSVSQRNVNEPTGQMHLTPHQQRTSENDEKSDHSKGSKTGDDLIVDDHDRPLQTSQLHVKDGQAKPHSSSARSCTKVHKKGIALGRSVDLTKYTGYDELVTELDQLFEFEGELLSTKKDWLIVYTDNEGDMMLVGDDPWQEFCAMVRKIYIYPKEEIQKMSPGTLSSKNEENLSGSEGADAKDVKRLPLQKFNYEYCLDA from the exons ATGCCGGTTTACGATCTCCCACCCAAGATCCTTTGTCGGGTCATCAACGTGCAGCTGAAG GCCGAGCCCGACACGGATGAGGTGTTCGCTCAGGTCACCTTGCTTCCGGAGCCAAAT CAAAATGAGAATGACGTGGAGAAAGAACCGCCACTGCCCCCGCCACCGCGGTTTCACGTTCATTCTTTCTGTAAAACCCTGACAGCGTCCGATACCAGTACCCATGGTGGGTTTTCCGTGCTGAGACGGCATGCTGATGAATGCCTTCCCCCTCTG GATATGTCGAAGCAGCCACCCACTCAGGAATTGGCAGCTAAGGATCTTCATGGAAACGAATGGCGATTTAAACACATCTTTCGGG GTCAGCCCCGTAGACACTTGCTTCAGAGTGGTTGGAGTGTTTTTGTTAGCTCCAAAAGGCTTGTCGCTGGGGATGCGTTTATATTTCTTAG AGGTGAAAACGGGGAACTTCGAGTTGGTGTCAGGCGAGCAATGAGACAACAGGGTAATGTTCCATCCTCAGTGATCTCAAGTCATAGCATGCATCTTGGGGTCCTTGCAACTGCTTGGCATGCCATCTTGACGGGGACAATGTTCACTGTGTATTACAAGCCTAG GACTAGTCCCGCTGAATTTATTGTTCCGTATGATCAATATATGGAGTCTCTCAAAAACAGTTATAGCATCGGGATGCGGTTCAAAATGAGATTTGAAGGTGAAGAGGCTCCAGAGCAGAG GTTTACTGGTACAATTGTTGGAATTGAAGATTCTGATCCCAAGAGGTGGAGAGAATCCAAATGGAGATGCCTCAAG GTGAGATGGGATGAAACATCTAACACCCCTCGTCCTGAGAGAGTTTCCCCTTGGAAAATAGAGCCTGCACTTGCGCCTCCGGCTCTAAATCCTCTTTCAATGCCCAGGCCTAAAAGGCCTCGGTCTAATGCAGTTCCTTCTTCCCCAGATTCTTCTGTCCTTACTCGAGAAG CAGCATCATCTAAAGTAAGCGTCGACCCTTCACCGGCAAATGGGTTTCCAAGGGTCTTGCAAGGTCAAGAATTCTCGACCTTGAGAGGCAATTTGGGTGAAAGCAATGACTCTGATGCTGCTGAGAAATCTGTTGTTTGGCCGCCTGCCGCTTTAgatgatgaaaagattgatgctTCTACGTCAAGGAGGTACGGGACGGAGAGCTGGATGTCAATGGGGAGGAACGAGCCAACATATTCTGATCTTCTTTCAAGTTTTGGGGCCGGTGGGGATCTTTCTCATTCATCCTTGATGGATCAAATCAGCCCGGTAGTTTATCCCACTAGAAAGCAATCGTCAGATCATGAAGGCAAACTTCACATGCCTCAGCCGTGGCCTGTAATGCCCTCTAGTCTTTCATTGAATATATTGGACTCCAATACGAAAGTTCCTGCACATGGTGGTGATCCAACTTACCAAGCACGAGTGAATTTGAGGTACAGTGCATTTGGTGAATACCCTTCACTGCATCATAAAGTAGAACACTCACATGGAAAATTGATGCCACCCCCACCTGCACCCCTAAATCAATATCAGACTCCTTGTTCAAGAGAAGTTATGTCAAAACCAGTGTCAACAAAAACATTTGAGGCTGTGAAGTCAAAAAATGGTGACTGTAAGCTATTTGGCTTCTCACTTATCAGTGGCCCTGTTGTACCAGAGCCTTCTGTATCGCAAAGAAATGTCAACGAACCCACTGGTCAGATGCATCTTACGCCACACCAACAAAGAACATCCGAAAATGATGAGAAGTCAGACCACTCAAAGGGCTCAAAAACTGGTGATGATCTAATTGTTGATGACCATGATAGACCATTACAGACTTCTCAGCTACATGTGAAAGATGGTCAAGCTAAACCCCACAGTAGTTCCGCTAGGAGTTGCACTAAA GTTCACAAGAAGGGCATTGCACTCGGTAGGTCAGTGGACCTTACGAAGTACACTGGCTATGATGAATTAGTGACTGAATTGGATCAGCTGTTTGAATTTGAGGGAGAGTTATTGTCAACTAAAAAGGATTGGCTTATTGTCTATACTGATAACGAGGGTGATATGATGCTTGTAGGCGATGATCCATGGCA GGAATTTTGTGCCATGGTTCGCAAAATTTACATCTACCCTAAGGAGGAGATCCAGAAAATGAGCCCGGGTACCTTGAGCTCAAAAAATGAGGAGAACCTGTCGGGTAGTGAAGGTGCAGATGCGAAAGATGTTAAACGTCTGCCGCTTCAAAAGTTCAATTATGAATATTGCCTTGACGCGTGA
- the LOC108331433 gene encoding transcription factor SCREAM2 — protein sequence MMSRMNTVGWMEEREDDNNSASWPRNKPTNTIIVTDTTPTTKPTTASSAAAFVENNTTRDDLASLCAFKPMLELDDEWYISNHHHHHNSHHHQDMTFSPTFPDSDNLLLPAVDSSSSCSPSSSVFTNLDPSSSHLHYFLPPKPPTLSSLLNPFDIPFLDPQASSSFPLLPSAHFPSDTPSQTATATAFAGFHSLEDGSSKPLFHQRSKILRPLESLPPSGAPPTLFQKRAALRKNMSAGEGSEKKRKEREEVVEDVSFDGSGLNYDSDDLTEINNNSGRVDEGSAKNGGNSSNANSSVTGLDQKGKKKGMPAKNLMAERRRRKKLNDRLYMLRSVVPKISKMDRASILGDAIEYLKELLQRINDLHNELESTPPGSSLTPSSNFHPLTPTPPTLPSRIKEELCPSSLPSPNAQPARVEVRLREGRAVNIHMFCARKPGLLLSTMRAMDNLGLDIQQAVISCFNGFAMDIFRAEQCKEGQDVHPEQIKAVLLDSAGYSGMM from the exons ATGATGTCCAGAATGAACACCGTTGGATGGATGGAGGAACGTGAAGACGACAACAACTCTGCTTCTTGGCCAAGAAACAAGCCCACCAACACCATCATCGTCACCGACACAACGCCCACAACAAAGCCAACAACAGCATCATCAGCAGCTGCTTTCGTAGAAAACAACACTACCCGCGACGATTTAGCTTCTCTCTGCGCCTTCAAGCCCATGCTGGAGCTGGACGACGAATGGTACATCAGtaatcaccaccaccaccataaCAGCCACCACCACCAAGACATGACCTTCTCCCCCACCTTCCCCGACTCCGACAACCTCCTCCTCCCCGCCGTCGACTCCTCTTCCTCCTGCTCCCCCTCCTCCTCCGTCTTTACCAACCTCGACCCTTCCTCCTCCCACCTCCACTACTTCCTCCCTCCCAAACCCCCCACTCTATCGTCCCTCCTCAACCCCTTCGACATCCCCTTTCTTGACCCTCAAGCTTCCTCATCCTTCCCGCTTCTTCCCTCCGCCCATTTCCCCTCCGACACGCCTTCTCAGACCGCCACCGCCACCGCCTTCGCCGGCTTCCACAGCCTCGAAGACGGGTCCTCCAAGCCTCTGTTTCACCAGCGCTCCAAGATTCTGCGGCCCCTGGAGTCCCTGCCCCCCTCCGGGGCGCCACCCACGCTCTTTCAGAAGAGGGCGGCGCTCAGGAAGAACATGTCTGCCGGTGAAGGGagtgagaagaagaggaaggagagGGAGGAGGTGGTGGAGGATGTGAGTTTTGATGGGTCTGGGTTGAACTATGATTCCGATGATTTGACTGAGATTAATAACAACAGTGGTAGGGTGGATGAGGGTAGTGCTAAGAACGGTGGGAACAGTTCCAATGCGAACAGCAGTGTCACTGGGTTGGAtcagaaagggaagaaaaagggaatgCCTGCTAAGAATTTGATGGCAGAACGACGGCGCAGGAAGAAGCTCAATGATAGACTCTACATGCTTAGGTCCGTTGTTCCTAAGATTAGCAAA ATGGACAGGGCTTCAATTCTTGGGGATGCAATAGAGTATCTTAAGGAGCTTCTGCAAAGGATCAATGATCTTCATAACGAGTTGGAGTCTACACCACCTGGTTCTTCCCTCACTCCTTCCTCCAATTTCCATCCTTTGACGCCTACTCCTCCCACACTGCCCAGTCGTATCAAAGAAGAATTGTGCCCCAGCTCATTACCAAGCCCCAATGCTCAACCTGCTAGG GTTGAGGTTCGGCTACGCGAAGGAAGGGCTGTTAACATCCACATGTTTTGTGCCCGCAAGCCTGGTCTGTTGCTCTCAACCATGAGGGCTATGGATAACCTTGGATTAGACATTCAGCAGGCTGTTATTAGCTGCTTCAATGGATTTGCTATGGACATTTTTCGAGCCGAG CAATGCAAAGAAGGTCAGGATGTCCATCCGGAGCAGATCAAAGCAGTTCTCTTGGATTCAGCTGGCTACAGTGGCATGATGTAA